Within Corynebacterium jeddahense, the genomic segment TTTCAGCTCGCCGAGAGTGGTGATTGCGGGCGGGGTCTGCGGCGCTTCAGTCATGCCGGCCAGGGTACGCCGGGGTTGTGCATCACGAGACGGAGGTTTAGAATGTAGTCACGTTACTACGGAGGGAGAGCCATGACCACTAGTATGTCAGCTCGAGAATTCAATCAGAATCTGAGCGTTGCAAAGCGCGATGCTCTCGAGTCTCCGGTCATTGTCACGGACCGGGGAAAACCTTCTCACGTGTTGCTGTCTTATGACGAATACCTGCGACTGAAAGGGGGCACGGGAAGCATCGTTGAAAAACTACGCATGAAGAATCCCACGGACTACGAGTTCGAACCAGTTTCCTTCGAGTGGAAGGTCCCTGAATTCTGATGTACCTCCTGGACACGAACGTGCTCAGTGAACTTCAGAGGCGCCGTCCGAATCCAGCGGTCATGCAATGGTTCGACGAGGTGCCGGAGG encodes:
- a CDS encoding type II toxin-antitoxin system Phd/YefM family antitoxin — translated: MTTSMSAREFNQNLSVAKRDALESPVIVTDRGKPSHVLLSYDEYLRLKGGTGSIVEKLRMKNPTDYEFEPVSFEWKVPEF